The uncultured Sphaerochaeta sp. genome includes the window CTTCATCGGATTGGAGAACTACAAGGAATTGATACTTGATGACCTGGATATGTGGAAGGCCTTTGGGTTTACTCTCCGCCTGACACTGGGATCGGTAATTGTAACGAATATCACAGCTCTTCTGCTTGCAGTCCTTCTCGATAGTGATTTGAAAGGAAAGAATACCTTGAGGGCAGCATACTATGTACCGAATATCATCAGCTTGATCATCATCGGATATATCTGGCGATTTATCTTCTCAGCTGGGTTTGAGTCTTTCTACCAGATCACTGGTTTGGAATTTTTCATGTTCAGTTGGCTTGGGGATGTGAAGTTAGTCTATTTCAGCGTCCTGATGGTCTCTGTGTGGCACTCCCTGGGCTTCTATCTGGTGGTATATATTGCTGGATTACAGACGGTTCCCCGCGATCTTATCGAGGCTGCCATGATCGATGGTGCTTCAGCGGTAGGCCGGTTCTTCAGGGTTACGTTGCCACTTATCATGCCTTCGATCACGGTAAGTGTTTTCCATTCACTTTCAAATGGCTTGAAAGCATTTGATGTCATATTCAGCCTAACCAACGGTGGGCCAGGGAATTCCACAACTACCATTGCCTTGGATATCTACCGAACAGCATTCGTGATCAACCGCTTTGGGTATGGTACTGCCAAATCGGTCATACTCTTTCTGATCATTCTCATCCTCTCACTCTTCCAGGTCAGGATGTTCAAGCAAAGGGAGGTGGAAGTATGAAGAAGCGTAGGTCTCTCGCATCCTCTCTTACCACCGTGGTACTCAGTATCATCGCATTGGGATATCTGTATCCCTTGTTCTTGGTTTTAATCAACTCGTTCAAGACCTTTAGTGAGATTACCAGCAATGTACTTGCCCTTCCCTCCCGACTTGTATTT containing:
- a CDS encoding sugar ABC transporter permease, with amino-acid sequence MTPLKRKQLSRAMVFTGFTLPALVAILISVEIPFLMSVFSSFTKWNGLDRAQSFIGLENYKELILDDLDMWKAFGFTLRLTLGSVIVTNITALLLAVLLDSDLKGKNTLRAAYYVPNIISLIIIGYIWRFIFSAGFESFYQITGLEFFMFSWLGDVKLVYFSVLMVSVWHSLGFYLVVYIAGLQTVPRDLIEAAMIDGASAVGRFFRVTLPLIMPSITVSVFHSLSNGLKAFDVIFSLTNGGPGNSTTTIALDIYRTAFVINRFGYGTAKSVILFLIILILSLFQVRMFKQREVEV